One stretch of Amycolatopsis sp. NBC_00345 DNA includes these proteins:
- a CDS encoding cold-shock protein: MANGTVKFFKPEKGWGAISSPDLPDGCDAWVHYSSIEADGFRALAAGDRVEFDYEQAQQDSFRFRTTRVRKL; this comes from the coding sequence ATGGCGAATGGCACGGTGAAGTTCTTCAAGCCCGAAAAGGGCTGGGGCGCGATCTCCTCCCCGGATCTGCCCGACGGCTGTGACGCCTGGGTGCACTACAGCTCGATCGAGGCGGACGGATTCCGCGCGCTGGCGGCCGGGGACCGGGTCGAGTTCGACTACGAGCAGGCCCAGCAGGACAGTTTCCGGTTCCGTACCACCCGCGTCCGCAAGCTCTGA
- a CDS encoding APC family permease, with translation MPAPTSWIKRLVLGRPFRSDTLGETLLPKRLALPIFASDPLSSVAYATQEILLILSLGGLAFLHLAPWIGLAVVVLLTVVVLSYRQVVRAYPSGGGSYEVASRNLGSGAGLVVAGALMVDYIMTVAVSVAAGVDNIISAVPTLNGYRVAIDIGFIVVLMAMNLRGIRESGRTFAIPTYLFITGVMIMIALGIGRAVAGDAPVAESAGYGIRPEQAGLTGVALVFLLLRSFSSGCTALTGVEAISNGVPAFRKPKSLNAARTMTAMGTLAIVMFVGITVLALITHVRIAENTCDLIGFAGDCTTDPQRTVISQIAAAVFGGDHAVMFYFLQAMTALILILAANTAFNGFPLLASILAQDRFLPRQLRTRGDRLAFSNGIVALSVAAAVLIFAFDGSTTRLIQLYILGVFTSFTLCQAGMVRHWNRELATATSAAQRLGIQRSRLINALGAVLTAVVLVVVLITKFTHGAYLVVIAIPALYGLMRGIHRHYSHVREELLADDESELLPSRVHAVVLISTLHKPSQRAIAFARASRPDTLTAITVNVDDDDTRSLQLQWERRDMKVPLKVVESPYREITRPVVAYVKNLRRASPRDVVCVYIPEYVVGRWWENLLHNQSSLRLKGRLLFEPGIMVVSVPWQLRSTYHRDLQRVRPAPGDIRRGITPKR, from the coding sequence GTGCCGGCACCCACCTCCTGGATCAAGCGGCTGGTCCTCGGCCGGCCCTTCCGCAGCGACACCCTCGGCGAGACCCTGCTCCCGAAGCGTCTCGCGCTGCCCATTTTCGCCAGTGACCCGCTCTCGTCCGTGGCGTACGCGACGCAGGAGATCCTGCTGATCCTCAGCCTCGGCGGACTGGCGTTCCTGCACCTGGCCCCGTGGATCGGGCTGGCGGTGGTGGTGCTGCTGACCGTGGTGGTGCTGTCGTACCGGCAAGTGGTGCGCGCCTATCCCAGCGGCGGCGGGTCCTACGAGGTCGCGTCACGCAATCTCGGCAGCGGCGCCGGGCTGGTCGTGGCCGGCGCGCTGATGGTCGACTACATCATGACCGTCGCGGTGTCGGTCGCGGCCGGAGTGGACAACATCATCTCCGCGGTGCCCACGCTCAACGGCTACCGCGTCGCCATCGACATCGGGTTCATCGTCGTGCTGATGGCGATGAACCTGCGCGGCATCCGCGAATCCGGCCGGACCTTCGCCATCCCGACCTACCTGTTCATCACCGGGGTGATGATCATGATCGCGCTCGGCATCGGCCGGGCCGTGGCCGGCGACGCACCGGTCGCCGAAAGCGCCGGCTACGGCATCCGCCCCGAGCAGGCCGGCCTGACCGGCGTCGCGCTGGTGTTCCTGCTGCTGCGGTCGTTTTCCTCCGGCTGCACGGCGCTGACCGGGGTGGAGGCCATCTCCAACGGCGTCCCGGCGTTCCGCAAGCCCAAGAGCCTCAACGCCGCTCGCACGATGACGGCGATGGGCACCCTCGCCATCGTCATGTTCGTCGGGATCACCGTGCTGGCGCTGATCACGCACGTGCGGATCGCGGAGAACACGTGCGACCTGATCGGTTTCGCCGGCGACTGCACGACTGATCCGCAGCGCACCGTGATCAGCCAGATCGCCGCCGCGGTGTTCGGCGGGGACCACGCGGTGATGTTCTACTTCCTGCAGGCCATGACCGCGCTGATCCTGATCCTGGCCGCGAACACCGCGTTCAACGGTTTCCCTTTGCTGGCCTCGATTCTGGCCCAGGACCGGTTCCTGCCCCGGCAGCTGCGCACCCGCGGCGACCGGCTCGCGTTCTCCAACGGCATCGTCGCGCTCTCGGTCGCGGCCGCGGTGCTGATCTTCGCGTTCGACGGGTCCACCACCCGGCTCATCCAGCTCTACATCCTGGGGGTGTTCACCTCGTTCACGTTGTGCCAGGCCGGGATGGTCCGGCACTGGAACCGCGAACTCGCCACCGCGACCAGCGCCGCGCAGCGCCTCGGCATCCAGCGTTCCCGGCTGATCAACGCGCTCGGCGCCGTGCTCACCGCGGTCGTGCTGGTCGTCGTCCTGATCACCAAGTTCACCCACGGCGCGTACCTGGTCGTCATCGCCATTCCCGCGTTGTACGGCCTGATGCGGGGCATCCACCGGCACTACAGCCACGTCCGCGAGGAGCTGCTGGCCGACGACGAGAGCGAGCTGCTGCCCAGCCGGGTCCACGCCGTGGTGCTGATCTCGACCCTGCACAAGCCCAGCCAGCGCGCCATCGCGTTCGCCCGCGCCTCCCGGCCCGACACGTTGACCGCGATCACCGTCAACGTCGACGATGACGACACCCGCTCCCTGCAGCTGCAGTGGGAGCGACGCGACATGAAGGTCCCGCTGAAGGTGGTCGAATCGCCGTACCGGGAAATCACCCGGCCGGTCGTGGCCTACGTCAAGAACCTTCGCCGGGCCAGCCCCCGCGACGTCGTCTGCGTCTACATCCCCGAGTACGTCGTCGGCCGCTGGTGGGAAAACCTGCTGCACAACCAGAGTTCCCTGCGGCTCAAGGGCCGGCTGCTGTTCGAGCCCGGCATCATGGTCGTCAGCGTCCCCTGGCAGCTGCGGTCCACGTACCACCGGGACCTGCAGCGGGTCCGGCCCGCGCCAGGCGACATCCGCCGGGGCATCACTCCGAAGCGGTGA
- a CDS encoding TetR/AcrR family transcriptional regulator, translating to MVKPMRADARRNYDRLVAVAGAVVAEQGAEASLEEIARRAGVGSATLHRHFPGRYALLEAVFRERVETLCARADGLLDDPAPGDALVTWLRAVVAHAAANRGLGASLLMGARSAELGSSCHARILDAGARLLARAQREHEVWPEVAIADLLRVVNAISLATEQEPGGADHADRLLSLVVRGVRVPDPPGRK from the coding sequence GTGGTGAAGCCGATGCGCGCCGACGCGCGCCGCAACTACGACCGGCTGGTGGCCGTCGCGGGTGCCGTCGTCGCCGAACAGGGTGCGGAGGCGTCACTGGAGGAGATCGCGCGACGGGCGGGTGTCGGCTCCGCGACACTGCACCGGCATTTTCCCGGCCGGTACGCGTTGCTGGAGGCGGTGTTCCGGGAGCGGGTGGAAACCCTCTGCGCGCGGGCGGACGGCCTGCTGGACGACCCCGCGCCGGGCGACGCGCTGGTCACCTGGCTGCGTGCGGTGGTCGCGCACGCGGCCGCGAACCGCGGCCTGGGTGCCTCACTGCTGATGGGGGCGCGTAGTGCCGAGCTGGGTTCCTCGTGTCACGCGAGGATTCTCGACGCGGGCGCGAGATTGCTGGCCCGCGCCCAGCGTGAACACGAGGTCTGGCCCGAGGTCGCGATCGCCGACCTGCTGCGCGTCGTGAACGCCATCTCCCTGGCGACCGAACAGGAACCCGGCGGTGCGGACCACGCGGACCGGTTGCTGTCCCTCGTCGTTCGCGGCGTGCGGGTTCCCGATCCGCCGGGCCGGAAATGA
- a CDS encoding sensor histidine kinase, translated as MVSYQRRRGELRIYLGAAPGVGKTFAMLGEAHRRAERGTEVLVGLVETHSRAKTERLLDGLEVLPRKELEHRGGQFTEMDVDAILARKPEVVVVDELAHTNVPGSRNAKRWQDVEELLAAGIDVLSTVNVQHLESLNDVVERITGVRQQETVPDEVVRRAEQTELVDITPEALRRRLAHGNIYAAHKITAALGNYFRPGNLTALRELALLWVADQVDVALQRYRAEKEITDTWEARERVVVAITGGQESETLIRRATRIAARAGAELLVLHILRGDGLAGVGPQEVPRLRKLAADVGATFHTVVGDDVPTALLDFARGANATQLVLGTSRRSRFARLLDEGIGSSVVQQSGPIDVHMVTHDESGGRLGAKLSPSPLKPSRQIVGWALAVLLPALATLAGVFWTDQLTFTTDVLDHFLMLVVVALVGGLRPALLSSLLSVLLLDFFFVPPLHSLVIGEPDNLLALITMVVLAVIVAVVVDRAARRSTQAAQARTEAALLASYARTVLTGPAPLHRLLEKMAENFGLTSIALLEKDEDGWQRVDCVGESPCDEPDDADVDVPVTADVHLALRGRALPAADRLVLEAAAGQALLALRQQRMAAKAAASERHAERTELRGTLLSAAGHGLRAPVAVVSGALDHLAEPAVRLSEEDTDRQLALARDGVERLTQVVHNLLDSAQLTNGDVEPRLEPVHVHEVVTRALSHVDTTERVTTSMDDDLPLVSADAGMLERVVLNVADNAVRHGRLYPRRTVDVDGDGRVGPDEPIMALRASAYAGQVELRVVDHGPGLPKGATESIFKPFHRLGGAPGVGLGLSVAKGFTEAMGGTIHAEDTPGGGLTVVISLPARGTGT; from the coding sequence GTGGTGAGCTACCAGCGCCGACGCGGCGAACTGCGGATCTACCTCGGTGCCGCGCCGGGTGTGGGCAAGACTTTCGCGATGCTCGGCGAGGCGCACCGCCGGGCCGAACGGGGCACCGAGGTGCTCGTCGGCCTCGTGGAGACCCACAGCCGGGCCAAGACCGAGCGGCTGCTCGACGGGCTGGAAGTCTTGCCCCGCAAGGAACTGGAGCATCGCGGGGGTCAGTTCACCGAGATGGACGTCGACGCCATCCTCGCGCGCAAGCCCGAGGTCGTCGTGGTCGACGAACTCGCGCACACCAACGTGCCGGGCTCGCGCAACGCGAAACGCTGGCAGGACGTGGAAGAACTGCTCGCTGCCGGAATCGACGTGCTCTCGACGGTGAACGTGCAGCACCTGGAGAGCCTCAACGACGTCGTCGAGCGGATCACCGGCGTGCGCCAGCAGGAAACCGTGCCCGACGAGGTGGTGCGCCGGGCCGAGCAGACCGAACTCGTCGACATCACCCCGGAAGCGCTGCGCCGGCGTCTCGCCCACGGCAACATCTACGCCGCGCACAAGATCACCGCCGCACTGGGCAACTACTTCCGGCCCGGCAACCTGACCGCGCTGCGGGAACTGGCACTGCTGTGGGTGGCCGACCAGGTCGACGTCGCGCTGCAGCGCTACCGCGCGGAGAAGGAGATCACCGACACCTGGGAAGCCCGGGAACGGGTGGTCGTCGCGATCACCGGCGGGCAGGAGAGCGAGACCCTGATCCGCCGCGCCACCAGGATCGCCGCCCGCGCCGGCGCGGAACTGCTGGTGCTGCACATCCTGCGCGGCGACGGCCTGGCCGGAGTGGGCCCGCAGGAAGTCCCCCGGCTGCGCAAACTCGCCGCCGACGTCGGGGCCACCTTCCACACCGTGGTCGGCGACGACGTACCGACCGCGCTGCTCGACTTCGCCCGGGGTGCCAACGCGACCCAGCTGGTGCTGGGCACGTCGCGGCGCTCCCGATTCGCCCGGCTGCTCGACGAGGGCATCGGGTCGAGCGTGGTCCAGCAGTCGGGGCCGATCGACGTGCACATGGTCACCCACGACGAATCCGGCGGCCGGCTGGGCGCGAAACTCTCCCCCAGCCCGCTCAAACCCAGCCGGCAGATCGTCGGCTGGGCGCTCGCGGTCCTGTTGCCCGCGCTGGCCACGCTGGCCGGCGTGTTCTGGACCGACCAGCTGACCTTCACCACCGACGTGCTGGACCACTTCCTGATGCTGGTGGTCGTCGCCCTGGTCGGCGGATTGCGCCCCGCCCTGCTCTCCTCGCTGCTGAGCGTGCTGCTGCTGGACTTCTTCTTCGTGCCGCCGCTGCACTCGCTCGTGATCGGCGAGCCGGACAACCTGCTCGCCCTGATCACCATGGTGGTGCTCGCGGTCATCGTCGCGGTGGTAGTGGACCGCGCCGCCCGGCGATCCACCCAAGCCGCGCAAGCGCGAACCGAAGCGGCCCTGCTCGCCTCCTACGCGCGCACGGTCCTGACCGGCCCCGCCCCGTTGCACCGGCTGCTGGAGAAGATGGCCGAGAACTTCGGGCTGACCTCGATCGCGTTGCTGGAGAAAGACGAGGACGGGTGGCAGCGGGTGGACTGCGTCGGCGAGAGCCCGTGTGACGAGCCCGACGACGCCGACGTGGACGTCCCCGTGACCGCGGACGTGCACCTGGCCCTGCGCGGCCGCGCGCTGCCCGCCGCCGACCGCTTGGTGCTGGAAGCCGCCGCCGGGCAGGCATTGCTGGCTCTGCGGCAGCAGCGGATGGCGGCCAAGGCCGCGGCGTCGGAACGGCATGCCGAGCGGACCGAGCTGCGGGGCACCCTGCTCTCCGCCGCCGGGCACGGCCTGCGGGCGCCGGTGGCCGTGGTCAGCGGCGCGCTGGACCACCTCGCCGAACCCGCGGTCCGGCTGTCCGAAGAGGACACGGACCGGCAGCTGGCACTGGCACGGGACGGCGTCGAGCGGCTCACCCAGGTGGTGCACAACCTGCTGGACTCCGCGCAGCTCACCAACGGCGACGTCGAGCCGCGGCTCGAACCCGTCCACGTCCACGAGGTCGTCACCCGAGCGCTGTCCCATGTGGACACCACGGAACGGGTGACGACCTCGATGGACGACGATCTGCCCCTGGTGAGCGCGGACGCGGGCATGCTGGAACGGGTCGTGCTCAACGTCGCCGACAACGCCGTCCGGCACGGCCGGCTTTACCCGCGCCGGACCGTCGACGTCGACGGGGACGGCCGGGTCGGCCCGGACGAGCCGATCATGGCGCTCCGGGCGAGCGCCTACGCCGGGCAGGTCGAGCTGCGCGTCGTGGACCACGGGCCCGGCCTGCCCAAGGGCGCCACCGAGTCGATCTTCAAACCCTTCCACCGGCTCGGCGGCGCACCCGGCGTCGGCCTCGGGCTGTCCGTGGCGAAGGGCTTCACCGAGGCGATGGGCGGCACCATCCACGCGGAGGACACCCCGGGCGGCGGGCTCACCGTGGTGATCTCCCTACCGGCCCGCGGAACCGGAACCTGA
- a CDS encoding TIGR03564 family F420-dependent LLM class oxidoreductase — protein MDIAIAVGDVRGPASAAEITSQIRTAADAGFSSAWASQAFGWDPLVLLTAAGAIPGIGLGTAVLPVPQRHPLVLAGQALSVQAATGNRLTLGIGAGIATMVETAFGLPGDRPVHRMREYLTVLKPLLRGETVDHHGDTITAVGAAHVPGATPPPVLLAALGPAMLRLAGELAEGTVTWMTGPKTLAGHIVPSITNAAAAAGRPAPRVVAGLLICVTDDEAAVRARVAGQFALAGQVPEYRAMLDREGMTGPGDLVIAGDEDKVARRLDRLRDAGVTEFMAAPYGTAEEQDRTTTVLAGMTSRRPNP, from the coding sequence ATGGACATCGCCATCGCCGTGGGTGACGTACGAGGGCCCGCCAGTGCCGCGGAGATCACCAGCCAGATCCGCACCGCGGCCGACGCCGGGTTCAGCTCGGCGTGGGCCAGCCAGGCCTTCGGCTGGGACCCGCTCGTCCTGCTCACCGCGGCCGGCGCGATCCCGGGCATCGGGCTCGGCACGGCGGTGCTCCCCGTCCCGCAACGGCACCCGCTCGTACTGGCCGGCCAGGCACTGAGCGTTCAAGCCGCCACCGGAAACCGGCTCACCCTGGGCATCGGCGCCGGCATCGCCACCATGGTCGAAACGGCGTTCGGCCTGCCCGGCGACCGGCCGGTGCACCGGATGCGCGAATACCTCACGGTGCTGAAACCCCTGCTGCGCGGGGAAACCGTGGACCACCACGGGGACACGATCACCGCCGTCGGCGCGGCTCACGTACCCGGGGCCACGCCACCGCCGGTGCTCCTCGCCGCCCTCGGCCCGGCAATGCTGCGCCTCGCCGGAGAACTCGCCGAGGGCACCGTCACCTGGATGACCGGCCCGAAAACGCTGGCCGGCCACATCGTTCCCTCGATCACCAACGCGGCCGCGGCCGCAGGCCGGCCCGCTCCCCGGGTCGTCGCCGGCCTGCTGATCTGCGTGACCGACGACGAAGCCGCCGTCCGCGCCCGCGTCGCCGGCCAGTTCGCCCTCGCCGGGCAGGTACCCGAATACCGGGCGATGCTCGATCGCGAAGGCATGACCGGCCCCGGCGACCTCGTCATCGCGGGCGACGAAGACAAAGTCGCGCGCCGGCTCGACCGGCTTCGCGACGCCGGGGTGACGGAGTTCATGGCCGCCCCGTACGGCACGGCCGAGGAACAAGACCGCACCACGACCGTCCTCGCGGGCATGACCTCCCGCCGGCCAAACCCGTGA
- a CDS encoding NAD-dependent epimerase/dehydratase family protein — translation MPLSVVIGAGGTGIATATLLAESGHEVRLVTRSGSGPEHPRIERVTADAADAGRLIELTSGADTLFNCAAPPYHRWRKEFPPLAKSLLTTAEATGAGYVMLGNIYAYGPVDRPMTEDMPLAPSSAKGRIRAEMWEDALDAHRAGRVRVTEVRASDFIGNGAQSVFTLTAAPKVLAGKQAMVPAALDLPHSWTATGDAARALVAVSRDERAWGQVWHVPTNQAVSVRELATRLASLAAAPVPKLRSLPAWLLKTAGLTSPMIRELPEMQYQFRRPFILDSSLTEHTFDLKPTPLDEILLENTQPTR, via the coding sequence ATGCCTTTGTCCGTCGTGATCGGCGCCGGGGGAACCGGCATCGCGACCGCCACGCTGCTGGCCGAGTCCGGCCACGAGGTCCGCCTGGTCACCCGCAGCGGCAGCGGGCCGGAGCATCCGCGGATCGAGCGGGTCACGGCCGACGCCGCCGACGCCGGCCGGCTGATCGAGCTGACCAGCGGCGCGGACACGCTGTTCAACTGTGCCGCGCCGCCCTACCACCGCTGGCGGAAAGAGTTCCCGCCGCTGGCGAAGTCCCTGCTGACAACCGCGGAAGCGACCGGGGCCGGGTACGTGATGCTCGGCAACATCTACGCGTACGGGCCGGTGGACCGGCCGATGACCGAGGACATGCCCCTGGCGCCCTCCAGCGCGAAGGGCAGAATCCGGGCCGAGATGTGGGAAGACGCGCTCGACGCGCACCGCGCGGGCCGGGTGCGGGTCACCGAAGTGCGGGCCAGCGACTTCATCGGCAACGGCGCCCAGTCGGTGTTCACGCTGACAGCCGCACCGAAAGTGCTGGCAGGCAAACAGGCGATGGTGCCCGCGGCCCTCGACCTGCCACACAGCTGGACCGCGACCGGCGACGCCGCCCGCGCGCTCGTCGCGGTGAGCCGGGACGAACGGGCCTGGGGCCAGGTCTGGCATGTGCCGACGAACCAGGCGGTTTCCGTGCGGGAACTGGCAACCCGGCTCGCGAGCCTGGCCGCGGCACCCGTCCCGAAGCTGCGTTCCCTGCCCGCCTGGCTGCTGAAGACAGCCGGCCTCACCTCACCGATGATCCGGGAACTGCCCGAAATGCAGTACCAGTTCCGGCGGCCGTTCATCCTCGACTCCTCCCTGACCGAACACACCTTCGACCTCAAACCGACCCCACTGGACGAGATCCTCCTGGAAAACACCCAGCCAACCAGATAG
- the add gene encoding adenosine deaminase: protein MTASFADGLPKAELHVHLEGTLEPGDLIRFARRNAIPIPWRDEHELRAAYSFTGLENFLAVYFEGCKVLRRREDFHELTTAYLGRAAAQGVRRAEMFFGPQNFLDAGVPLDDQLGGIFDAIAEAREAWGIDGALLISAHRHRSEADALELLDLVRPWREQILGAGLGSAERGNPPSKFARYFTAARAQGYRTTCHAGEEGPAAYLREALDVCRVERIDHGFTVTDDSDLVARLADEQVPLTMCPLSNLRLGVAPDLAAYPLARLLDAGVLVTVNSDDPAYFDGYVNENYAALGLGEDRLIRLARNSFTGSFAPESDVAAALRTLGG from the coding sequence ATGACCGCGTCCTTCGCCGACGGCCTGCCCAAGGCCGAGCTGCACGTCCACCTCGAAGGCACGCTCGAGCCCGGCGACCTGATCCGCTTCGCCCGCCGCAACGCCATCCCGATCCCCTGGCGCGACGAGCACGAGCTACGGGCCGCCTACTCGTTCACCGGGCTCGAGAACTTCCTCGCGGTGTACTTCGAGGGCTGCAAGGTGCTTCGCCGCCGCGAGGACTTTCACGAACTCACCACGGCCTACCTGGGCCGCGCCGCTGCGCAGGGCGTCCGACGCGCGGAGATGTTCTTCGGGCCCCAGAACTTCCTCGACGCCGGAGTCCCGCTCGACGACCAGCTCGGCGGCATCTTCGACGCCATCGCCGAGGCCCGCGAAGCCTGGGGCATCGACGGCGCCCTCCTGATCAGCGCCCACCGCCACCGCAGCGAGGCCGACGCGCTCGAACTGCTCGACCTGGTCCGGCCTTGGCGCGAACAGATCCTGGGCGCCGGCCTGGGCAGCGCCGAGCGCGGCAACCCGCCGTCGAAGTTCGCCCGCTACTTCACCGCCGCCCGCGCGCAGGGCTACCGCACCACCTGCCACGCGGGCGAGGAAGGCCCCGCCGCCTACCTCCGGGAGGCCCTCGACGTCTGCCGGGTCGAGCGCATCGACCACGGCTTCACCGTCACCGACGACTCCGATCTGGTCGCCCGGCTGGCCGACGAGCAGGTCCCGCTGACGATGTGCCCGCTGTCGAACCTCCGCCTCGGCGTGGCTCCCGATCTGGCCGCCTACCCCCTCGCCCGTCTGCTGGACGCCGGCGTCCTGGTCACCGTCAACTCCGACGACCCGGCCTACTTCGACGGTTACGTCAACGAGAACTACGCCGCGCTCGGTCTCGGCGAGGACCGGCTGATCCGCTTGGCCCGCAACAGTTTCACCGGTTCTTTCGCGCCGGAAAGCGACGTCGCCGCCGCGCTCCGGACCCTCGGGGGCTGA
- a CDS encoding GlxA family transcriptional regulator, with protein sequence MHQIAVVAVPPVGTFELAIPDLIFSGVEVAGRPAYEVSTCTGEPGRVTSTGGLDVFVPHGLERADTADTVIVTGTGARDHADPATVAALRRAAARGARIASICTGAFVLAHAGLLDGRRATTHWRYATELGERFPSITPQPDVLFVQDGGIVTSAGLAAGIDLCLHLVRADHGAVAANTVARLAVVAPVRPGGQAQFISAPLPAENGTTLADTRAWVLRRLAEPLTLADLATHARVSVRTLTRRFRTETGESPLQWLLHQRIERARELLEATDLPLAQVAHLSGIGSIESLRQHVIRRTGLTPSAYRTSFTHRRNTA encoded by the coding sequence ATGCATCAGATCGCCGTCGTGGCGGTGCCTCCGGTGGGCACTTTCGAGCTGGCCATCCCCGACCTGATCTTCAGCGGTGTGGAGGTGGCCGGTCGCCCCGCCTACGAGGTGTCCACCTGCACGGGCGAGCCGGGCCGGGTCACCAGTACCGGCGGGCTGGACGTGTTCGTGCCGCACGGGCTGGAGCGCGCCGACACGGCCGACACGGTCATCGTCACCGGCACTGGCGCCCGCGACCACGCGGACCCCGCCACGGTGGCGGCCCTGCGCCGGGCGGCGGCGCGGGGAGCGCGGATCGCGTCCATCTGCACGGGCGCCTTCGTGCTCGCCCACGCCGGCCTGCTCGACGGCCGCCGGGCCACCACCCACTGGCGCTACGCCACCGAGCTCGGTGAGCGCTTCCCGTCCATCACCCCGCAACCGGACGTGTTGTTCGTCCAGGACGGCGGCATCGTGACCTCCGCGGGGCTGGCCGCGGGAATCGACCTGTGCCTGCACCTGGTCCGCGCCGACCACGGTGCCGTGGCCGCCAACACCGTGGCGCGCCTCGCGGTCGTGGCCCCGGTGCGCCCCGGCGGCCAGGCCCAGTTCATCAGCGCCCCGCTGCCCGCGGAGAACGGGACGACACTGGCCGACACCCGGGCCTGGGTGCTGCGCCGGCTGGCCGAACCGCTGACCCTGGCCGACCTCGCCACGCACGCGCGAGTGAGCGTCCGGACCCTCACCCGCCGCTTCCGCACCGAAACCGGCGAAAGCCCACTGCAATGGCTACTGCACCAACGGATCGAGCGGGCCCGCGAACTACTGGAGGCGACAGACCTGCCGTTGGCGCAAGTAGCCCACCTCAGCGGCATCGGCAGCATCGAATCATTACGCCAGCACGTCATCCGCCGAACCGGGCTCACCCCCAGCGCCTACCGCACGTCCTTCACCCACCGACGCAACACCGCGTAA
- a CDS encoding TetR/AcrR family transcriptional regulator: MASGPAERARLLVRARDYVLTRGVVDLSLSELARGVGSNNRMLLYHFGSLDGILGAVVDEILDGTALTTRLGQLLRSGGSPAERVGAAWRHISDPGRLTHLRLFFTRFGLAADDPDRYRDFLDRTRDEWTDTVAAALDGAVDEPRGTAIAVVALWRGLQMLLIGGEPRAAVDAAHDRAVAALLGRE, translated from the coding sequence GTGGCGAGCGGTCCAGCCGAGCGCGCGCGGCTGCTGGTGCGGGCGCGCGACTACGTCCTCACGCGCGGCGTGGTGGACCTGTCCCTGAGCGAGCTCGCCCGCGGCGTCGGGTCGAACAACCGCATGCTGCTCTACCACTTCGGCTCACTGGACGGCATCCTCGGCGCCGTGGTCGACGAGATCCTCGACGGCACCGCGCTGACCACCCGGCTCGGCCAGCTGCTGCGCTCCGGCGGCAGCCCGGCCGAGCGCGTCGGCGCCGCCTGGCGGCACATCTCCGATCCGGGCCGGCTCACGCACCTGCGGCTGTTCTTCACCCGCTTCGGCCTGGCGGCGGACGACCCGGACCGGTACCGCGACTTCCTCGACCGGACCCGGGACGAGTGGACGGACACCGTCGCGGCGGCGCTGGACGGGGCCGTCGACGAGCCGCGCGGCACCGCGATCGCGGTCGTCGCGCTGTGGCGCGGGCTGCAGATGCTGCTGATCGGCGGCGAGCCGCGGGCGGCCGTCGACGCGGCGCACGACCGGGCCGTCGCGGCTCTGCTCGGACGGGAGTAG
- a CDS encoding magnesium and cobalt transport protein CorA, which produces MAGAVYVEGRRVAGSWTPEEAKVEAARRRGFVWIGLFEPDAIVLEGIARTYGLHELAADDAAQAYQRPRLERHADTMFMVFKTVSHVAHESPTTANEIVETGEIMAFLGTGFIITVRHRDHSKLGSLRAALEAAPDRLALGPAAVLHAVADHVVDDYLDATEAFERDIDEVEALVFTPRSQVGSELMYLMKREIVELRRSVTPLAAPLRVLVREDSHLIPSRVRSYFRDVEGHLEEVAERIVGFDEILSSLLGATTAKISLQQNHDVRKINSWAAIVAVPTMVAGVYGWL; this is translated from the coding sequence TTGGCGGGTGCCGTGTACGTCGAGGGCCGGCGGGTGGCGGGCTCGTGGACGCCGGAAGAGGCCAAAGTGGAGGCCGCGCGCCGGCGCGGGTTCGTCTGGATCGGCTTGTTCGAGCCCGACGCGATCGTGCTGGAGGGGATCGCTCGCACATACGGCCTGCACGAGCTGGCCGCCGACGACGCGGCGCAGGCCTATCAGCGGCCCAGGCTGGAGCGGCACGCCGACACGATGTTCATGGTCTTCAAGACCGTCAGCCACGTGGCGCACGAGTCTCCGACCACGGCCAACGAGATCGTCGAGACCGGTGAGATCATGGCGTTCCTCGGTACCGGCTTCATCATCACGGTCCGCCATCGCGACCACTCCAAGCTCGGCTCGCTGCGCGCCGCGCTCGAGGCCGCTCCCGATCGGCTGGCGCTGGGGCCGGCCGCGGTGCTGCACGCCGTGGCCGACCACGTCGTCGACGACTACCTGGACGCGACGGAAGCGTTCGAGCGCGACATCGACGAGGTCGAGGCGCTGGTGTTCACGCCACGAAGCCAGGTCGGCTCCGAGCTGATGTACCTGATGAAACGCGAGATCGTGGAGCTGCGCCGCTCGGTCACCCCGCTCGCGGCCCCACTGCGTGTCCTCGTCCGCGAGGACAGCCACCTGATCCCGTCGCGGGTCCGGTCCTACTTCCGCGACGTCGAGGGCCACCTCGAGGAGGTGGCCGAACGCATCGTCGGCTTCGACGAGATCCTCAGCTCGCTGCTGGGTGCGACCACGGCCAAGATCTCCCTCCAGCAGAACCACGACGTCCGCAAGATCAACTCGTGGGCGGCGATCGTCGCGGTGCCCACCATGGTGGCCGGGGTTTACGGCTGGCTCTGA